Within Spinacia oleracea cultivar Varoflay chromosome 4, BTI_SOV_V1, whole genome shotgun sequence, the genomic segment GGATACAGGCTTAGTTTGAGTGCTTTTAGGGGCATAGGTCCgattaacaagagttaatataGCGGAATTACGATGTATACATAACGGTTATAGAGACGTACGAAAGGCTTAGACTTAGGCTTAACTTGGGTATAGTATAGAGATTCTGCTTTTGTGTCCTTTACTCGGCTggtttaaggccctatttatagtgaAAAGGTGTCGTGGAAAATAGAGACGCTCGCAGTTTCAAAACTGCTGGAACGCTTTTGTGCGCAAGAAATTTCTCGCGCACAACACCTAGGCGCAAGAAATATCTCGCGCACAGGAGTATGCGCCAGATTTGTCAGGCTGGCGTCAGATTTTCTTTCACAGTTTGTATTTGGGTTAGACTGGAATAAGGGCGTGAGATAATATATTCTTGCGCGTGGATGTTGGCGCGAATATTTAGTTGCGCTAGACCTTGTGTGCAAGAAATTTCTTGCGCACGTTTCTTTTCCACGCGTTTTATCCAGCTTAATCCAGTTTTATTCtgtattaaaactcttttttaCGCTTTTCAatcttatttcaagttatttccAACTAAAACTCTTCTTATGCTTTTCAATATTTTTTAGGGGTTTAGTTGGAATGCAACTAAAACTCTCTTTATGCTTTTCATCCTATTTTAGGGGTTCAGTTGGAGTGCAACTCTGCCCCTTTGACGTAAATCTCTCTTGGAttgtttactatttttagcatatACTTAGAATGGAAgctactataaatagcagttactataaatgaAAATATGGGCTTGGGGAATGAGTCAGTCAGTCCTAGAACGTTCATTGCTTGATTACGAATACAGTTGACAAGTGGATGTTTCGTTTCATCACTGAACTTATCGCTTCTAGCCTGGggtcaaatgtaggcgtctagaGGGGGATGGATCGGTTTGGGTGCAGTGGTCAGGGATGTGGATAAAACTTTCATTTTTGGGGGAACTCGACGGACGAGGGGAGAGTGGCCAACTGAGCTTGCACAGTGCAATGCTGAGCTCTTCACTGTGCGGTTGGCTAGGAAGCATAGGCTAAAAAAGTTTATTATTGAAGGGATTGCCAAGGTGTTTTCAACCGCCTCACAAGAATGACGACTTATATGATCcttgtatttttatttagttataaataaatttattatatttataaaacatttttatagattctataaattaaagttgcatttaaatatttaattaaatgtatttttattaattataaatattaattattttaattggagagaaaataattttattttcagttggaGAATTTAAGTTGTTTTTAAGAAGTAAAACAATTTTTAATTCGAGCTAGCCCAGTCCAATTTCAATTACAACTCCAAACAAGTTAAGTAAGCCCAATTAGTATTCTTAATGAATCTCGAAAGGAAAGCCAAAGCCTAGCCCATATGGGATTTCCGAAACTTATAAATACTTGTTTACTCCCTCAGAAATCCCCACAaaaatctaagccctaaacctcaaattctctcctctctcttttcCTCTCTTGCTCGCGGCTCTCTCCCTTCTTCTGTATTCCCGACTGTACAGCAGAGCCGCGCCCAACACTTATTCGCCGATCCCTCTCCTCTCGTGCGTCCCTTTCTGGCCACGCCCATTGCGCGCCCCTGCCTCCTCTGCCCTCTTGCATTGCCCGCACGAAACAGCAGCAGGAACATGCAGCGTGTGCCTGCCGCTGCGCCCCTTCTTCTCCTCTAGCTTGTCATCCGTTCGCTGCTGTCGTGAACCACCACCACGGTCCGCTTGTGTCATGCTCCTTTATTGTAGACAACGGTGTGTTTTCGTTCCTCCTAATGTTTCCTCTATTTTAAATTatcgtattttaattatttgtttTGGGATTATGATTATGGATAATTAAATTGGTGATTTTGATGTTGAATGTTGGATATTTAAAGTACTTAATGGAGttggaattttcagatttggtttaattaataaatcatgGATTTTTAAGTATTTTAGTGGTTTTAGTCATGCTTATTGATTAGGATTTTAAATTAAAGACTAATGATTgattaattagcataattagatgttaattttaattatgataatcaatcataaatttcagatttttttatGAACGTTATATTATTGATATTTAATgattttatgcatgaaattaattaatgttCATGTTAGGGTTTCAAGTAACTAATTAGAAGTTTATTTACGTTAAAAACTAtttatttctaattaattaaggtgatttaaagttaaaatatgttgctggaaatttaatgaacatggtaATTGATTAAGGGTTATTATTTTATAATAGGAGGAAGTTTATAGTTGATTGGGATTGAATCACAAGGTGGCTGTTAATTAAGTAcgcaaggtacgtacaagtgtAGGGAAACCCAAATCGTTCATGTGATTACAtgatatgtactccctccgtatttatttaagggatatacTTGTTTTTCCCGTCTGtgtttatttaagagatacacttgccatttttagtaacttatcaaccccaccatctaattaaataatacatctaatttaccatatgacccaccatcctattatacaaataatttcataaacacacccacctcccaccccccccaaaatgacatggttcccacttgtttacttattaaaatatctacccaactccacttattttattattttatttcattcaattcttcttcttaatacccgtgcccggccaagtgtatcccttaaataaatacggagggagtatgtattGTGGCGATTCATAATTACTTGGATTATTGATTCTTGTTTGATTGTATAGCAAGCATATTATTATGgcttatgtttgttgaatttaaataacaaggatGTAGTCTAAGTATGGTTTATGTATGTATGATTTTATATGCATGCAAGGAGGTTATTTATGTTTGTCCTTTAAGGTTTAGCATGTTAAGGAGGTTTATTTATGCTATGTACGTAAGGTCTAGCATTCAAGGAAAACCTAAGTTTATTCGTGCCTTGTTGCACAACCATCATGTTAACTAGGTCATGATGGGACTCACTTGTTAACTTGGTCATGTTGAGAAGGAAGGAAAAGGCTAGGAGATATTAGTGTTTTTCATgacacaaccctcatgttaacttGGTCATGATGGGACTCACATGTTGATATAATCATGCTGAGAAAGAACAAGGTAGTTATTAATTGGAAGTCAATATTCTTTGATCACAAGTGCTAAAGGATTCTAAAGAAAGTAATGTTTGTTTGTAATGTTTGATTGTTTTATTTGATTGTGTCCCGAgtttaaatttaaataagatattaataaacgtaaagtgaaaGTGAATAAGcctcaaaactcttggaatatatgcaccttgagtatgaacatatGGGGGAGTTCGTGGTAGGAGCTCGTGGATTATAATGGTGGTACAAGACGTTGTACTACCATTTTATGCACAGGGAATTCCGTCACATTAGGATGACAcatgttattattttatttagtctTAGGTAACTCCAACACTAGTCCACTTTGGACAAAGAGGAAGGAAACTCGTTCaatgcttattctaattaaattgtaaaATCAAGAGTTGTGTctagagtcgagtcttgtctttATGATTGAATGTTTATAAACGTGGCTTTTTACGTGGATTCAATTATTGTAATTTGGAATGAAGCTTGTTTAGCTTTAGGCATTGATTTAgcttgtagtactcagcttttgttaATTACGTGATtttatgtcttttggtcatggcctttgccttaatgagcctatgatgatccatcaattgcatttgcattGTTAGAAGTAGCATTTTCTAAGCAGGACTTCTCTAGGTGATTGCAAGTGAAGTATCATTCGGGATGGGAATGACGGGAGTGTTATTATACTtgcatttatttatatattctaaTTTTAATAATGTCTAGACAAAGCTTAGTTAATGGattattattttaaagttggattTTGGTTTAGGTCTTTATGGTTCCAAGTTGTATTAAAGGTCATTAactatattatttatgttttaaagttagttaattcccgctgcgtaattctggtactagctttaaccgttatcacggtggcggtaatattctAGTAATTCCTTTCTTTAAGTGAGAAAACAATTTTGTAAAAGCaaagaattattagggtgttacaacttACTTCTCAGACTTGGATACAATTTTGGATGTTGTTTTATTCTTTAGCTCTAGTTTTAATTACGTTTCTTGGTCTCATGTTAAAAGGGATGGAATTGTTGCACATCGCCTTGCTAAGTTGGTTCCTTTTGATTTTGAACAAGTATTGGAGAATCACTGCCCTTCAAATATCTCCTCGCACTCATAGGCACTTTGTCTATTTATTATtgaaggcacctaacttttccATCAAATAAAATTACTAAATGACACATGGAAAACTTGTCTGCATTTTTCTAAAAAGATAAGTTTATTACTTCAGAGATCTCCCCTTATGTACTCATACACACTTTGTCTATTAATTAATGATGGCACTTAACTTTTTCCTCAAAAAAAATTACTGAATGACACATGAAAAACTTGTCCGTAGTTTTTTAGTTGCAccattttcttttttcaaaagTCGCTTATTAGTTGCATCATTTCCTTTTATGGTATACATTATCATGTTTTTTTATGTGTTCACAGACCAAATCTCATTTTATCCGTGtacatattttatatttatCATTAATACCTAATCTAATTTGTTTGTTATCACATGGACATCCTTGATactacgttttttttttttttaatatttgtaTCCAACCTACATGGTACAAGtaaaaagaacagaggaaatATATTATGAATTTCTGATCCTACTCCATACACCTGGcctttttatattttgtttaaaATAAAGTGATGTAGTCAACTTTGATTATGAAAGGTTAGGATAGTGTAACAGTTAGTTCTGCCTTATGtcccaaaaaaaatataccCGGTTAGTTCTGGATGGATAGGGTAATTGCCGGAACTAGTGTCTCCGACCTGTTATTAATCTTGATTTATGCATTTGGTTTAAAGGTGGCACATTTGCACACCTACTCCGAGACTTGTGAACACATCCATAAACATACGAAGTGGTTTAACACATCTTTATTGTTGACTTGACGGCATGTCGATATACCATCTTCttcaaaaataaattcttcTAATACTGTTAATGCCTAATTGCTAATTTGCTAAATTGCGCTTGATATGAACGGAACTCTTACACAAGTATTCGATTATACATACCATCACATTGGCCGTCACGAATACAAGAAAAAAATTCGGATTAAATGAAGTGGAAGAAAAAATACATGAATAATCTCAAGAACTCTCTTTAGACGACGATgcaacattttctttttcttctgaaCTTTCTGATGCTGATTTTGCCTCAATCACCTTGTCAGAAGACTCAGAGTCTTCTGGTTTTGTAAGTTCCTGTTCGAACTCCTTTGCGGCCTGTAATATTTTGTATGTGAACAGAGGACTTAAAAGTGATCAGGGTTCAGAAACTCTTAACATGCACAATgaacaaaatgaagaacaattcaTCCTATCAACTCAGCAATTGTTGGCACCATAGCATAAAAAACACCTCATacgaaaaaagggggagaaagaaagaaaaggcaAGAAGCAAGAACCCTTTCAAATTGGTAACTGATATTCATTAGCTTTTGTTAGACGTacaaaaaaatacaagaaaCCAACAAGGCAGACACCAAATGATCAAAATCAATACACAGTGAACTCCGGCGTATTTGCATAGACTACCTCCCTAACATCTGTCAAGTCAacggaaaagaaacaaaaaggtGGAAGTTTCAAGCTAAGCATCCTAGCATGTCAAATCAAAGCATGAGATGAAAATAGTAAATTCTTGCGAATGGAAAGGAAGCCAATTAACATATGGATGTTAGAATcattgaaataaaaaaaatagcaaTTTTGTAAAGGTATAACCGTGTAACCAAGGAGAAGGTCCTTAAACAATAAATGACTGCTTAGTATGCAAATAAAACAAACTTCAAATTAAGCCACAGAcctaacaacaacaataaagaGTTATATTCACATCCCCTTATTCCAACTCGCAAAAACCAGTAAATTATACTTGTATCTTACGGAGTATACCTGAGCATACAAATCAGTTTCCCAGTTTCACATACCTTGAACAGATTCTGGATAAGGTTAAACAACCTCAAAATTATCATTTTTACAGATTTTGGACAAAGATGGTGCGACTGCTATTTGCCCAATGCTTAATTCTAATCTGGTGATGGCCTGGAACCATTGAGCTGTAATACCAAATGCAGactcaaaaaataaattttctttGCTTCAACTGGAGGCAGTAATCAGCTGGGTTTAAGGACCAAGACAGGAAACAACCTTGCAAAGGGTCCTTGTGCCAAGACCCACCAATGCCTGAACTAGTGCAAAGGCTAAGTGCCCTTTAgcgaaaaagaaagagaacagGAAAATTTATATCTTTATCCAATCACAATAGCTACTCACGCTTAAAGAAACAAATGAAGCTAGTATGTATTTAAATACGTCATATCAAGACACAGTTAGGAAGATTTGATTCCTAGTTAGAATGTGATAACCTTTTCATCTTACTCTTAATGCCTACTTAGTGACAAATTGATCAGGTATCTGACAATATAGGACTAAAGGGATTTAAAAAGTGGCTTTCAAGATGAAAATAAGCTATTACTAAAAGGGAATACTTTAACTAGCATAGTGCAGGCATTTCAAGTCCTTGTTCACTATTCCGACCAGTGTCGCACACAAATTTGAGAGGACAGAAAAGCGACTTCCAAAGGGTAGCAAAGAGAAACAAAAGGGTTTCAGTTAGGTCTTATCCATACCAAAAATGGGAACTTCAAGCCAAGGTAGATATAGAGGTATGATAAGGAAGATTGGGTTGCCGGAGCACAAGATGCATTCTCATGGAATAAGCAGTTGGAAGTCAATCTTTGCAAAATAGGATAGGACGGTTTAAAGAAGAGGCTAAAAatgttttgaaaaaaataagaaaaagagagaagttttcaattaaaatagaaaaagaGCAAGAGATGGAAAAGAAGTCATGTTGAGTCATCGGCATGTATTATCTCCTTCCACCCCGCCCTATctaacgccatattttcctcaatccccaATGAACTCATATCACTCTCAATCACCCTCTTCCATTTTTGCTttggtcttcccctacccctcaCAATTCCATCCATTTGCTACTCTTCAATCGTTCTAACCAGCGCATCATTTGACTTTCGTCTTCCATTGCCAAACCACCTTAGTCGATTCTCCTTCATCTAGTTCTCAATCATTGTAACTCCCGCATTCTTCCTAATCACCTGATTCATCGCTCTCAAAAAAAAACCCTCCAGTTGGTGTTAATACTGCATGAAAAGCTgcttttcttttcatttgtgAAAGAATGAAGTCCAAGAATACCTACTTCTGAATCTTAAATATTATAGATCTTATATGATGAAAACTTACACTATCGACAATATTCTCGATCACTAAAATAGGGTTTTCTTCCAGAATTTTAGACTTTAAGTGAGCCCAAGATATTGCCAACTTAAATAAGCCAAAAGATCATGGGTCTTGATCTAATCTGTGTCATGAATGCGGAACGCCCCACACTTTGAGAAGACTGTAGCAGTTTTCCCCCTTTTCACCGATCCAACACATATTTATCTTGACACACACTAGACTAGTTCAGCCATGTCCGGATATCCCTATACTATAATTTTGTTCCCAGTTTTTAACTAATCCCCCATGAGATGTTTACACTCTCAATACACAGAAATGTTTCCCAAGGCTACAATTTCTTAACTAACATGTCCGGATCCAGGTTATTTTCTCATATGGTTGAGTAACTTCATAACCCTTATAGCTGCTAGCCTGCAACCACTTTGAACTCCCCTCTTAATCTTGTATGAAGGAATTATAACGTAAAGCCGACGTATAATGTCAAccctaaaataatattttaaagcTTTGTTGGCCATGTAATGCCTTCTTCACCTAATATTTCTATGGGTCTATCATTAGATCCTACTGACGTCCCACTTTGTTTAACTTCACCTTCTTTGACTTCTTTCCTCGTAGTATAAGGGAAAAAACTGTAGTTCCAGATTCATTGAGCTCTTCCAAGCAAATGTTTCTCTCCCTGATCCATCGGAAAGCTAATAAAAGTACATCTTTTTACTTTTCTTTGATAGTTGACCTCAATGGCTCATCCACAAGAATCTTCCTACTTCATTTTTTATACAACTTtactttatcaaagttccttGATTTTCACTCCCTAGCCCTTTGCACCCTATATAAGTTCTTTTATCCTTTTTGGTCTACTACTACGCTCTCTTTCAAGCTTTTACAACTGTTTCCTTTGCCTCGTTACCAAGAATAATTTTCTTAGTCCGTAACCTTTTCTACTTTTGCAACATTAGAAAACTGTAGAGTTCCCTTTTATCTCTCATGTTCATACCACCAATGATTCCCTATAAGTTCTCGAGCCTCTTTCTAATACTAAAAACTGTTGGGGGATAAACCAAAAAAATTATCCAAAAGAACGGCGAAGAATTAGAGAAGAGAAAGATAAGGGGTATCTGgttcttagttttaaaaagcgcgcttAAAGTCCTGGAAGCTCGGAAGCTCACAAAAGAACGTTTCTGGCAGCAGAAGCTTAGCGACATACAGGAAGCAGCGCAAAGCTGCGCTTCCTGTAGTCTGGGCACAACAAACTCttctttttaattaaaaaataaagccAAGTAACTCTAATCTTCTTTTTTAAAGTATCAcatgatttcttttttttaaaaagagaaTGTTTGGGGGGTTTTGAAAACTCTAGTGCAATTTTCTCCCGTAGCCAGATTTCTCTAGCCTTCTCGTTGGATTTCTCCAGTCaattctgaatttttctttcatcttttcgattttttttttttcatcttttcTTTCCATATTTTCTCCATGATTTCCgaagttttgaaattttattatttctttccgAGTGCGCTTCGCCTACGAAAAGCGTGCACTTTCGCTTTGCGCTTAAGCTCCCGGGCCCTTTTGCGCTTCGTTGCGcttcgcgctttttaaaactaagatcTGGTTTCATGAAAGGTAGATCCTATATGGAAGCCATACATTTCTGAAGAAGCATAACAGAAGTACAATAGGTATAAACACATCTACAAGTAGATTTAATTGATGCAAGGTATATCGTATATGGAAGTCATACATTTCTTAAGATGCTTTTAATGAAAGAACAAGGATAAACAAATGTACATGGTTTTATGACAATGGACCAAGAAAAATGTGAAGGTGTCTAGTGGCCAAGGGCATTCCAAATTTCCAACTGCATGTATTTGAGTTAACAGTGCCAAGAGTAGAATGAGAATGACATGTGGACATATCAAGCAAAAGCTCTATTGATATAGGGCTTCAACACGGATCAACTTCGGATCCCTTCCCCATAATATGTATGGACTTGCGAATACAATAAGAGAGGTTGTGCCCTAGTGTATACAAGTTTCTCAACCTccagaaataaattaaaagaagACAGATTTCTCTAACTAAACAGAAATTCAAATGCTCCCTCCCTACGTCTGTATTTAATTGTCATATTACTGATTCAAGTAAACGTACCATTAATTCGGCAACCAAGGATTACAATGCCTTCTCTATCTCTAATTTCTAATTATTCCCACAACACCAGTACCATTAATTTTGTACCAACTAGCTTCAAGAATGCTGCTTTCTCTGTCTCTAATTTTTCTAATTCTTCCTACAATGATTGACACATAGACACCTATCATAGCAATATTACAAAACTGATTAACCAAGCAGTTCAAGCACCAATATCCTACCTCTACCCAAACATTCCTAAATACCTCAAACAACTCCATCATAATAGAACTGATTTCGGTTTTCGGTAACATACCACATTCCGCATCCAAACTTTAGCTCACATCAAATTCGGGTCATCAATTTGGACACtattaaatattaattcatCTCATTCATCAATTAGACAATTTCCAGAAGTCACTTCAAAAACACATCATAAACAATAAAACAATAGATTGAAAAATTATCAGCTACCTTAGAATTGAAGAATAAAAtactttagaaaaaaaaaaattaaaaaaaacaagttgAAATGTGGTTGACTAACCTGTTGAAAACTTTTGATGGTTTTGCCGAAATTCCGGCCAATTTCCGGTAACTGTTTGGGGCCAAACACAAGAGCCGCAACACCGGCGATGACCGCGAGCTCCGGAACACCAAGCCCAAACAACGAGTTGCAACAGAACCCCCTCCGAGTTCGGTTAGTAGGACGGGTTCGGGCACTCAAGCCCAGGCCCGTTGTGTTGACGGATCTGAAGAacgcggtggtggtggtgtgatTGAGGAATAAGGAGGATTTAGAGGAAGAAAGGTGTGTGGGGTTttgggaggaggagagagaaagagtagctGAGAGCGTTAAGATCTCCATTTTTGAGAAGGTTTTGGTGAGTTTTTGAGGTCTAGTAAAAAATACGATGATGATGGATAAGAGTCTATGGAGTTTATGGCTTCTTTTCTTGTTTTAGGAAGTGTTTGACTTGCTATCTCGAAATATCCGGGGAGGGGGAAAACATGATTTTTTTATGTTTTCCAAgacaatatttttttaaaaaatttctcTAAATTATTGTTACTAGATTTTAGGCCCGTGCGATAcacgaattctattaaattgtcaagttaaaataaaactcatataTATACCAACAGCTATATTTATATACTAGTtttgaagcccgtgcgatgcacgggtttcgttttattttttctttttagtaaaGGTTTTGTATTTATGTTATGAGGTTGCGTTACGGTGAATGGATGGTGtcgttttgtggttttttctTAAGACAATTAATAACTATTAACAACTACACAGTAATAATTAAGTTAATttgtaaatattgcattggagttcgtgcaaatagtaactgtaattTAAATCATGGATCAAAGAAGTAGCCGCCATTGATAACCAAACTTAAAAGTGAAAGATGTGACAAACTTGTAAGTGAAAGATGTGATTGTGTATGAGTTATGAATTGAACAATACGACCAATTTAtaggatttaatcaattataaatttgaatatgatTAGAACTTTCGATTCATATCTTGAAGAGTTGTAGTGCATTAGTATTAGTATTTAACTTGGAATCattattcgattataattttcaatttatctaatttaTCTTCATTATTTGATTAGAATTCTCAATTTATCTAATTTATCTAATAGGAGTTATGATATTTTTGGAGTTTTTCTGAAATTGTTTTCTTCGTGGGCAATTGATTGCTTGTTTGTGTTTTACCTTAATTCCAATTCATGTTTGCAATTTGCATTCTACATATTAGGATTGGCTTTATCTAACTCAATCAAAAAAGCTTACACGTAGCTCGATTTTACCTTAATTCCAATTCATGTTTGCAATTTGCATTCTACGTacattaatttatctaatactCCGTAGGAGTACCTCAATTTATATTCTacattaatttatctaataggaGTAGCCCACAATAGGAGTAGTTTTCACGTAGTTTTCAATTATTTGATAAAATTCATTATATCATGTGCATGTATCAATGATAAACTTTAGGTTAGATCtaagttttttttgtttgcatttaaaTATATCCACATGTCatctaattatttaattatctatgtgTCATCTAATTATCTAATTATCAACGTGTCATCTAATTAAATATATCCACGTGTcatttaattatctacgtggcacttgaatatttttaattcaaaaataaattagaattcttattttttattggccgaaatcattactaatcctacgtggcgctctaatatttcagcaaatatgcctcctttatatatgtatattagattagattagattatttttttattttattttggattgaatttaatttttgtttgattttggatgaaattgtatatgcgtaatattaataattaactgGATTTTttcccgtgcgatgcacgatttctattaaattattacgttaaaataaaactcctacatatatcaactgctatattttatatattagattaaattgatgtttttattttggattgaatttaatttatatatgtatatataccaAGAGCAAATATGCCtaatttatatatgtatattatatTAATAAACATATCTACGTGacgcctaattatttatctacgtggcactcgacttcttaattcaaaatattatttttcattggccgaaagaattagatttcctacgtggcgctctaacattatatatatatataggcttAGGCTCAGGTGAGAAGTACATATTAGATGAGAAGCGTGAGAAACAATCTTAGCCATTAAATCAAACAGATCAAACGGCTCTCGTTACACGCGCCTCATTGGGCAAATTGGAAAATACATGAACTTTTCCTTATATCTAGCGGAATTAGATATTTTGAGATGCGTGCAAACAATGATTTACTCCCCATTCTACTCCACTGTTGCCCCGTATAATCTTTTTTCCTTAATTTCCAATTTCAATGGTTGTTGTTTCAATATCACCCTCCAAATTAATCAAAAACTCCTCCAATGGCCATGAATTCCCGTTGACAAATGTTGAATACGACCTTAAGTTTTTTATAAGCTTGTTTTATGATCTAAATATTTTGACTTATTGCCGTAATTCGCAGTGGCCAGTGGGAAACTGGGAACAATGGTGGGTAATAGTAACAGAGACATACAAAATTCTAGTAGGAAATTTATGTAATGTGGATAATTGTTTCATTTGCAGGTAGATGATAGAagtttttgtcaattttttagGAACTTTGATCTTTCTATGTTCAGTTTAAGGGGTTGAGTGACGAACGAGATGAGGGGATTCATGTTTATATAATCAGGGAGCCAAAGGTTGAGTGTATGTGTTTAAATTTTTACCTCGTGCCCAATTTTAAAAGGAGATTGAAGTATTTGCAATTTATGTCCAGTGTATCTGTAATGTATCTCTAGCATCTATCCAATGTATCTGCAATTATGATGTATCTCAAATACATTTTAGATGTAT encodes:
- the LOC110774930 gene encoding sec-independent protein translocase protein TATA, chloroplastic, producing MEILTLSATLSLSSSQNPTHLSSSKSSLFLNHTTTTAFFRSVNTTGLGLSARTRPTNRTRRGFCCNSLFGLGVPELAVIAGVAALVFGPKQLPEIGRNFGKTIKSFQQAAKEFEQELTKPEDSESSDKVIEAKSASESSEEKENVASSSKESS